A DNA window from Melanotaenia boesemani isolate fMelBoe1 chromosome 6, fMelBoe1.pri, whole genome shotgun sequence contains the following coding sequences:
- the vsig10l gene encoding V-set and immunoglobulin domain-containing protein 10-like: protein MRLLWEHNRLKSVFLAILFSFTFQGAHFNLVVSPSGTSVVNALAGSNVTLGVTISGATDPAVAWFKGKLSVGTWTINSIFPPDIATSYKDVLRIEKDGSLTFINVPLYFTSDYTVEMTKSGLEKASTTFTLKIFEIIQNLTLSTQPDLVKEGSNQFSLNYSMLQGVVEQQIWYFNDIELKNSLHYLMEEKGLVILKPKRSDTGRYAVSLRNPFSRVTAHIDVTVLYGPDEPIVEAHPPQPFYVVKDSLSLSCQAAGAPQPTSKWVYGGEVLSDTLEGTLNLTDLKISQGGVYTCTLLNAVTKEKREKSVTINVYERPLGSPVCSVLSVNNADLKYQCGWIGGTPHAQLSFPALKNTSSGAENFSLTVPASNDLNKKTFICIADHPVEQNKCNVTASSPLKFLPAMRTTVDTNGKIVVTIQCISDVSPQAVVSWSRGSETVTNGTTYQISNDTTQLKISGYNISNFTLQNYSCTCRNLLGSQRREIQLQGPSISDSSLFPNQDGTIITLTWEVPPMSVVTGFDIQMTGPDLLSTNGRTIHIKGSPNVYRTIQQKPGSARSADIFRLDPNLTYRFRIIPKARMTEGEPSVVHRIGSGDGLSGPAIAGIAAGIPCVLFLLLLLGGLIYLTAHCKKNKSHQTRYPVPRTIEKARTSQPDITPRNLLPAGLKSLPDYRLQQASSEKSVTPPTFVPPPPVRVATTV from the exons ATGAGGCTGCTGTGGGAACATAACAGATTAAAGTCGGTTTTTCTGGccattttgtttagttttacatTTCAAG GTGCCCACTTTAACCTGGTGGTTTCTCCATCTGGCACCTCTGTTGTGAATGCATTGGCTGGCAGCAATGTGACTCTGGGTGTGACTATCAGTGGTGCTACTGATCCAGCGGTTGCCTGGTTCAAGGGAAAATTATCAGTTGGCACATGGACTATAAACAGCATCTTTCCTCCAGACATAGCCACCAGCTACAAGGATGTGCTCAGGATTGAGAAAGATGGATCCCTTACCTTTATAAATGTGCCACTTTACTTTACTAGTGACTATACTGTTGAAATGACAAAGTCTGGATTAGAGAAAGCCTCAACTACTTTCACTCTGAAAATATTTG AAATCATCCAGAATCTGACTCTGAGCACTCAACCGGATTTAGTCAAAGAAGGATCCAACCAATTCAGCTTAAACTACAGCATGCTGCAAGGAGTGGTCGAGCAGCAGATTTGGTATTTTAATGATATagaattaaaaaacagtttGCATTATTTGATGGAAGAAAAGGGCCTTGTGATTCTCAAACCAAAAAGAAGTGACACAGGACGGTATGCAGTCTCACTGAGGAACCCTTTCAGCAGAGTGACGGCTCATATTGACGTGACTGTGCTCT ATGGACCAGATGAGCCCATTGTTGAGGCGCATCCACCTCAACCTTTCTATGTGGTAAAAGACTCCCTGAGCCTCTCTTGCCAGGCTGCGGGAGCTCCACAGCCCACTTCTAAATGGGTTTATGGTGGGGAAGTCCTTTCAGATACCCTTGAAGGAACCCTAAATCTAACAGATCTAAAGATCAGTCAAGGAGGTGTATATACATGCACTCTGCTCAACGCAGTGACTAAAGAAAAACGTGAAAAGAGTGTGACTATAAATGTTTATG AGCGGCCATTAGGCAGCCCGGTGTGCTCTGTGCTGTCAGTAAATAATGCTGACTTGAAGTATCAGTGTGGGTGGATAGGAGGAACACCGCATGCCCAGCTGTCGTTCCCAGCACTAAAAAACACCAGCAGTGGAGCAGAAAACTTCAGCCTGACTGTCCCTGCTTCTAATGACCTAAACAAGAAAACTTTCATCTGCATTGCAGACCACCCAGTCGAACAGAATAAGTGCAATGTAACTGCAA GTAGTCCATTAAAGTTCCTTCCAGCTATGAGAACCACAGTGGATACTAATGGCAAAATAGTGGTCACTATCCAGTGTATCAGTGACGTCTCCCCGCAGGCTGTTGTGTCATGGTCCAGAGGCAGTGAAACTGTCACCAATGGGACAACATACCAGATCAGCAATGACACCACCCAGCTGAAGATTAGTGGTTACAATATCAGCAACTTTACCCTTCAAAACTACTCCTGCACATGTCGCAACCTGCTGGGAAGCCAGAGAAGAGAAATTCAACTACAAG GGCCATCAATCTCAGATTCCAGTTTGTTCCCTAATCAAGATGGAACCATCATCACTCTGACCTGGGAGGTCCCACCTATGTCTGTTGTTACAG GGTTCGACATCCAAATGACAGGACCAGATCTCCTGAGTACAAATGGTCGTACCATCCACATAAAAGGCAGCCCAAATGTATACCGCACCATTCAGCAGAAACCTGGTTCTGCCAGGAGCGCAGACATCTTCCGACTTGATCCCAACTTGACTTACCGGTTTCGGATCATCCCCAAAGCTCGTATGACTGAAGGAGAGCCATCTGTGGTTCATAGAATTGGTTCAG GTGATGGACTGAGTGGACCTGCCATTGCTGGTATTGCAGCTGGAATTCCATGCGTTCTCttcctgctgctcctgctggGTGGCCTCATCTACCTCACTGCACActgcaaaaagaacaaaa
- the etfb gene encoding electron transfer flavoprotein subunit beta — MSGRVLVGVKRVIDYAVKIRVKPDNSGVVTDGVKHSMNPFCEIAVEEAVKLKEKKFIKEVIAVSCGPQQSQETIRTALAMGADRGIHVEVSGKDYESLGPLQVSKIMAALAKKEDAQLIVLGKQAIDDDCNQTGQMTAALLDWPQGTFASEVALEGAKVKVVREIDGGLETIRINTPAVLTADLRLNTPRYATLPNIMKAKKKKIANVKPADLGVDLTSRLEVLRVDEPPQRQAGMKVETVDDLVGKLRETGKV, encoded by the exons ATGTCTGGCCGTGTTCTTGTTGGAGTTAAGCGTGTCATTGACTACGCTGTCAAG ATTCGTGTAAAGCCGGACAACAGTGGTGTGGTGACGGATGGCGTCAAGCACTCAATGAACCCCTTCTGTGAGATTGCTGTGGAAGAGGCGgtcaagctgaaggagaagAAGTTTATTAAGGAAGTTATAGCTGTCAGCTGTGGGCCACAACAGTCACAG GAGACCATCCGTACCGCTCTCGCCATGGGGGCTGACCGTGGCATTCATGTGGAAGTCAGTGGAAAAGACTACGAATCCCTTGGACCCCTGCAGGTATCTAAGATTATGGCTGCTTTGGCCAAGAAGGAAGACGCTCAGCTCATCGTCCTTGGCAAACAG GCCATTGATGATGACTGCAATCAGACTGGCCAGATGACTGCAGCGTTACTGGACTGGCCTCAG GGGACCTTTGCATCAGAAGTTGCATTGGAAGGCGCTAAGGTTAAGGTGGTCAGAGAGATTGATGGTGGACTGGAAACTATTAGGATCAACACACCAGCAGTGTTGACTGCAGACCTTCGACTTAACACACCCAGATATGCCACCCTGCCGAATATCATG aaagctaagaagaagaaaattgcTAATGTGAAGCCTGCAGACTTAGGAGTGGACCTCACATCCCGGCTGGAGGTACTGAGGGTGGATGAGCCCCCTCAGAGGCAGGCAGGCATGAAGGTAGAGACGGTGGATGACCTAGTAGGCAAACTGAGAGAGACAGGGAAAGTATAG
- the LOC121641823 gene encoding upstream stimulatory factor 2 isoform X2, with protein sequence MDMLEQSLDTASQEKQEEEVVQASEDGTGEEQTAVAIASVQQAAAFGDHNIQYQFRTEGGQVTYRVVQVTDQHLDGRDDAGGAVSVVSTAAFAGAPQAVAQAVIQNPFSNGGSPAGEAVGGETRFAYFPATAVSDGTVSVQAATDPTLTQAGGQFYVMMTPPDVIPTGTQRTIAPRTQPYPTKMDGPRTPRDERRRAQHNEVERRRRDKINNWIVTLSKIIPDCNMDSTKTGASKGGILSKACDYIRELRQSNQRLQESLKEVERIQVDNELCRQQIEELKNENALLRAQLQQHGIEMVVETPPQ encoded by the exons ATGGATATGCTTGAACAGAGTCTGGACACCGCAAG ccaagaaaaacaagaagaagaggtTGTCCAGGCATCTGaag ACGGGACAGGGGAAGAGCAAACAGCTGTTGCAATTGCCAGTGTTCAGCAGGCTGCAGCATTCGGTGACCATAACATACAATATCAGTTCCGCACTGAGGGTGGGCAG GTGACGTATCGTGTTGTTCAGGTGACTGACCAGCACCTAGATGGGAGAGATGATGCAGGAGGAGCAGTGAGTGTCGTTTCAACAGCTGCTTTTGCTGGGGCTCCTCAGGCTGTGGCTCAG GCTGTGATCCAAAACCCTTTCAGTAATGGAGGAAGCCCAGCAGGAGAGGCAGTGGGAGGGGAGACCCGCTTCGCTTACTTCCCCGCTACCGCAGTGAGCGACGGAACCGTGTCTGTGCAGGCCGCAACCgaccccacactcacacaggCAGGGG GTCAGTTTTATGTGATGATGACACCCCCTGATGTAATTCCAACAGGCACACAACGAACCATCGCACCACGTACACAACCCTACCCCAC GAAAATGGATGGACCTCGAACTCCAAGAGATGAAAGAAGAAGAGCTCAGCATAATGAAG TTGAGAGGCGGCGAAGAGACAAGATCAACAACTGGATTGTTACGCTTTCCAAGATTATCCCTGACTGCAATATGGACAGCACCAAGACTGGAGCA AGCAAAGGAGGCATCCTGTCCAAGGCTTGCGACTATATCCGTGAGCTACGGCAAAGCAACCAGCGGCTGCAGGAGAGTCTGAAGGAAGTGGAGAGGATACAGGTGGACAACGAGCTGTGCAGGCAGCAG ATTGAAGAGCTGAAGAATGAGAATGCGCTACTTCGAGCACAGCTCCAGCAGCACGGCATCGAGATGGTTGTAGAGACTCCGCCACAGTAA
- the LOC121641823 gene encoding upstream stimulatory factor 2 isoform X1: MDMLEQSLDTASQEKQEEEVVQASEDGTGEEQTAVAIASVQQAAAFGDHNIQYQFRTEGGQVTYRVVQVTDQHLDGRDDAGGAVSVVSTAAFAGAPQAVAQAVIQNPFSNGGSPAGEAVGGETRFAYFPATAVSDGTVSVQAATDPTLTQAGGQFYVMMTPPDVIPTGTQRTIAPRTQPYPTDENELLQHEGLNWKMDGPRTPRDERRRAQHNEVERRRRDKINNWIVTLSKIIPDCNMDSTKTGASKGGILSKACDYIRELRQSNQRLQESLKEVERIQVDNELCRQQIEELKNENALLRAQLQQHGIEMVVETPPQ; encoded by the exons ATGGATATGCTTGAACAGAGTCTGGACACCGCAAG ccaagaaaaacaagaagaagaggtTGTCCAGGCATCTGaag ACGGGACAGGGGAAGAGCAAACAGCTGTTGCAATTGCCAGTGTTCAGCAGGCTGCAGCATTCGGTGACCATAACATACAATATCAGTTCCGCACTGAGGGTGGGCAG GTGACGTATCGTGTTGTTCAGGTGACTGACCAGCACCTAGATGGGAGAGATGATGCAGGAGGAGCAGTGAGTGTCGTTTCAACAGCTGCTTTTGCTGGGGCTCCTCAGGCTGTGGCTCAG GCTGTGATCCAAAACCCTTTCAGTAATGGAGGAAGCCCAGCAGGAGAGGCAGTGGGAGGGGAGACCCGCTTCGCTTACTTCCCCGCTACCGCAGTGAGCGACGGAACCGTGTCTGTGCAGGCCGCAACCgaccccacactcacacaggCAGGGG GTCAGTTTTATGTGATGATGACACCCCCTGATGTAATTCCAACAGGCACACAACGAACCATCGCACCACGTACACAACCCTACCCCAC AGATGAAAACGAGCTGCTGCAGCATGAAGGTTTAAACTG GAAAATGGATGGACCTCGAACTCCAAGAGATGAAAGAAGAAGAGCTCAGCATAATGAAG TTGAGAGGCGGCGAAGAGACAAGATCAACAACTGGATTGTTACGCTTTCCAAGATTATCCCTGACTGCAATATGGACAGCACCAAGACTGGAGCA AGCAAAGGAGGCATCCTGTCCAAGGCTTGCGACTATATCCGTGAGCTACGGCAAAGCAACCAGCGGCTGCAGGAGAGTCTGAAGGAAGTGGAGAGGATACAGGTGGACAACGAGCTGTGCAGGCAGCAG ATTGAAGAGCTGAAGAATGAGAATGCGCTACTTCGAGCACAGCTCCAGCAGCACGGCATCGAGATGGTTGTAGAGACTCCGCCACAGTAA
- the LOC121641823 gene encoding upstream stimulatory factor 2 isoform X3 — MDMLEQSLDTASQEKQEEEVVQASEDGTGEEQTAVAIASVQQAAAFGDHNIQYQFRTEGGQVTYRVVQVTDQHLDGRDDAGGAVSVVSTAAFAGAPQAVAQAVIQNPFSNGGSPAGEAVGGETRFAYFPATAVSDGTVSVQAATDPTLTQAGGQFYVMMTPPDVIPTGTQRTIAPRTQPYPTDENELLQHEGLNWKMDGPRTPRDERRRAQHNEVERRRRDKINNWIVTLSKIIPDCNMDSTKTGASKGGILSKACDYIRELRQSNQRLQESLKEVERIQVDNELCRQQSLVEKAAKSEFTQRK, encoded by the exons ATGGATATGCTTGAACAGAGTCTGGACACCGCAAG ccaagaaaaacaagaagaagaggtTGTCCAGGCATCTGaag ACGGGACAGGGGAAGAGCAAACAGCTGTTGCAATTGCCAGTGTTCAGCAGGCTGCAGCATTCGGTGACCATAACATACAATATCAGTTCCGCACTGAGGGTGGGCAG GTGACGTATCGTGTTGTTCAGGTGACTGACCAGCACCTAGATGGGAGAGATGATGCAGGAGGAGCAGTGAGTGTCGTTTCAACAGCTGCTTTTGCTGGGGCTCCTCAGGCTGTGGCTCAG GCTGTGATCCAAAACCCTTTCAGTAATGGAGGAAGCCCAGCAGGAGAGGCAGTGGGAGGGGAGACCCGCTTCGCTTACTTCCCCGCTACCGCAGTGAGCGACGGAACCGTGTCTGTGCAGGCCGCAACCgaccccacactcacacaggCAGGGG GTCAGTTTTATGTGATGATGACACCCCCTGATGTAATTCCAACAGGCACACAACGAACCATCGCACCACGTACACAACCCTACCCCAC AGATGAAAACGAGCTGCTGCAGCATGAAGGTTTAAACTG GAAAATGGATGGACCTCGAACTCCAAGAGATGAAAGAAGAAGAGCTCAGCATAATGAAG TTGAGAGGCGGCGAAGAGACAAGATCAACAACTGGATTGTTACGCTTTCCAAGATTATCCCTGACTGCAATATGGACAGCACCAAGACTGGAGCA AGCAAAGGAGGCATCCTGTCCAAGGCTTGCGACTATATCCGTGAGCTACGGCAAAGCAACCAGCGGCTGCAGGAGAGTCTGAAGGAAGTGGAGAGGATACAGGTGGACAACGAGCTGTGCAGGCAGCAG TCCCTTGTTGAGAAGGCAGCAAAGTCAGAATTCACCCAGAGGAAATGA
- the LOC121642187 gene encoding hepcidin-1, with translation MKAYSIAVAVTLVLAFICILESSAIPLTGVQELEEAGSNDTPVVAHQEMSMESWMMPNHIRQKRQSHLSMCSICCNCCKGYKGCGFCCKF, from the exons ATGAAGGCATACAGCATTGCAGTTGCAGTGACACTCGTGCTTGCCTTTATTTGCATTCTGGAGAGCTCTGCTATCCCATTGACTGGG GTCCAAGAGCTGGAGGAGGCAGGGAGCAATGACACTCCAGTTGTGGCACATCAAGAGATGTCAATGGAATCGTGGATG ATGCCAAATCACATCAGGCAGAAGCGGCAGAGCCACCTCTCCATGTGCAGCATCTGCTGCAACTGCTGCAAAGGCTACAAGGGCTGCGGTTTCTGCTGCAAGTTCTGA